In Ignavibacteriota bacterium, the following are encoded in one genomic region:
- a CDS encoding DUF4835 family protein — protein MKKIILVVTFFLCTFAPVVAQEIECEVKINVEQLTAEGRENLDDFVQQLRQYINGHKWTNVDFGDLKIKCNLEISFLGVNDSKRYTAQAFIGAQRPIHKSDRNTATMRILDDKWEFEYVRSQSMIHDEYRFDPLLSFIDFYMYVILGHDFDSYKAFDGTVYFEKAVDIVNKSRGMSGGKGWESTSQTIYSRGQFIEEILNPNYRDIRKTFFTYHYNGLDLLQSKHEKAQNNIITALESIGKLREKINQQTLLMRLFFDTKYLEIAETFLDYPDRSVYEKLVKIDPSHQKTYEEYAYKPR, from the coding sequence ATGAAAAAAATAATTCTTGTTGTTACATTCTTTCTCTGCACATTCGCACCGGTTGTCGCACAGGAAATTGAGTGTGAAGTAAAAATCAATGTCGAACAACTTACAGCCGAAGGTCGGGAAAACCTTGACGACTTTGTTCAACAATTACGGCAATATATCAACGGACACAAATGGACGAATGTTGATTTCGGTGATTTGAAAATCAAATGCAATCTGGAAATTTCGTTTCTTGGCGTCAACGATAGCAAACGATATACAGCACAGGCATTCATCGGGGCGCAACGCCCTATTCACAAAAGCGACCGAAACACCGCTACTATGCGCATCCTTGATGATAAATGGGAGTTCGAGTATGTCCGTTCGCAATCCATGATTCATGATGAATATCGTTTCGACCCGCTCTTAAGTTTTATTGATTTTTATATGTATGTCATTCTCGGTCACGATTTCGATTCATACAAAGCGTTTGATGGTACTGTCTATTTTGAAAAAGCAGTTGACATCGTGAACAAATCCCGCGGCATGAGCGGCGGAAAAGGTTGGGAATCAACTTCGCAAACAATTTATTCGCGAGGACAATTCATTGAAGAAATTCTTAATCCCAATTATCGCGACATCCGAAAAACATTTTTTACCTATCATTATAATGGTTTGGACTTGCTTCAATCCAAACATGAAAAAGCACAGAATAACATCATCACCGCGCTGGAAAGTATAGGGAAACTTCGTGAGAAAATCAACCAGCAAACATTGTTAATGCGACTTTTTTTTGATACAAAGTATCTTGAAATTGCAGAAACATTTCTTGATTACCCCGACCGAAGTGTCTATGAAAAGTTAGTAAAGATTGACCCTTCACATCAAAAAACGTATGAGGAATACGCCTACAAGCCCCGTTAG